From the Polaribacter tangerinus genome, the window GTTTGCCATAACCTTCCTTTAAAAACTAAACTACTACCAGTTAAATCGCTTTCTGGAATTTGATTAATTAAAGAACTTACAACATCTTGCAGCTCTTTAGAAAACTCTCTTACTTTTAGTTGACTAATAAAAACCCTTGGCAAATTTTTATCTGTTTTGTGCTCAAAATGAACTGCATGAAGTTTTTTTGCCTCAAAAGTATACGTTCCACATGGCACGTAGCCAGCTTCTATAAAAGGTTTGGCCAAAACATTTATATTTACACGAGCATCATCAAAAGTTCTAAAAGCCACATGATCATTAAAAACCTCATTACCTTCTTGCATAAATAGCTTTTTAATTTTTTTAGCTGAAGGAGTCCTATCCGTATATTCTTTCCATAAAGAATCAAAAATTGCTGTAATATTCATTGTCATAAATGGATTAAAATTGAAACTTAAAGTTACTAAATAAAAATCGAAATGTCGAGATATCTTTTT encodes:
- a CDS encoding DUF1338 domain-containing protein; the protein is MNITAIFDSLWKEYTDRTPSAKKIKKLFMQEGNEVFNDHVAFRTFDDARVNINVLAKPFIEAGYVPCGTYTFEAKKLHAVHFEHKTDKNLPRVFISQLKVREFSKELQDVVSSLINQIPESDLTGSSLVFKGRLWQTPSFKVYEMLQKESEYAAWLYVNGFCSNHFTVDVNKLSTFSSLEDVNQFLKENGFQLNTSGGEIKGTPAQLLEQSSILADRIPVHFKEKTVEVTSCYYEFAYRYPMKNGDLYSGFIASSADKIFESTNMKSK